From Streptomyces sp. NBC_00237, a single genomic window includes:
- a CDS encoding DUF1365 domain-containing protein: MRTGTGQDTAPGLRAPALYRCTVAHARTAPLRHTVRHRTYLWYVDPDRPPRLPRPLRPLARFDARDHFGGTAPTIRAGLERFLAARGIDLHGGPVTMLAHARVLGHVFNPLTLYWCHDRAGTLRCVVAEVHNTYGERHCYLLPSDLGEGQLAHVEKELYVSPFFPVDGRYRMRLPEPGERLGLTVQLERDGGRPFTATVRGERTAATTGALLRTAVRHPLSTLAVSAAIRAHGAWLFLRGLPVLPRPRHQPQEGVE; encoded by the coding sequence ATGCGTACCGGAACCGGACAGGACACCGCTCCGGGCCTGCGAGCCCCCGCCCTCTACCGGTGCACCGTCGCCCACGCCCGCACCGCACCCCTGCGCCACACCGTCCGCCACCGCACCTACCTGTGGTACGTCGACCCGGACCGGCCTCCCCGACTCCCGCGCCCCCTGCGGCCGTTGGCGCGCTTCGACGCCCGCGACCACTTCGGCGGCACCGCGCCCACCATCCGTGCCGGACTGGAGAGGTTCCTCGCCGCACGCGGCATCGACCTCCACGGCGGGCCCGTCACGATGCTGGCGCACGCCCGCGTCCTCGGACACGTCTTCAATCCGCTCACCCTGTACTGGTGCCACGACCGTGCGGGCACCCTGCGCTGCGTCGTCGCCGAGGTCCACAACACGTACGGCGAGCGCCACTGCTATCTGCTGCCGAGCGACCTCGGAGAAGGTCAACTGGCGCACGTGGAAAAGGAGTTGTACGTCTCGCCGTTCTTCCCCGTCGACGGCCGCTACCGGATGCGGCTGCCCGAACCCGGGGAGCGGCTGGGCCTGACCGTCCAACTCGAACGGGACGGCGGCCGCCCCTTCACCGCGACCGTGCGCGGCGAGCGCACGGCCGCCACCACGGGCGCGCTGCTGCGCACGGCGGTCCGTCACCCCCTGTCCACCCTCGCGGTCTCCGCCGCGATCCGGGCGCACGGCGCATGGCTGTTCCTGCGCGGACTGCCGGTGCTGCCCCGGCCCCGTCACCAACCCCAGGAGGGTGTCGAATGA
- a CDS encoding cyclopropane-fatty-acyl-phospholipid synthase family protein, with translation MSVSISPSARPAGGSPLSAVTHPVDAARWPDVARLPKASPVRTAVARGIVRHALAGLPLTVTFRDGRRLGTGGPVLRVHDPAALYRRVGAGGLIGFGESYMAGEWTAEDLVGVLTVLAGNAATLVPPALQRLRGVWEVKQPHARRNTVEGSRDNISHHYDLSNDLFSLFLDDTLTYSSAVFRGFPATYDLLPAAQHRKIDRLLDLAEVREGSEVLEIGTGWGELAIRAAARGARVTTVTLSVEQRELAMRRIADAGFQDRVTVLLRDYRKVEGTYDAVVSVEMIEAVGEEFWPEYFATLERRLVPGGRIALQAITMPHDRLWASRNTYTWIQKYVFPGGLIPSVTAVENTCAAHTGLAVTRDDGFGVHYAETLRLWRARFEARAEEVEALGFDATFRRMWSFYLAYSEAGFRSGYLDVRQFQLTGRTETGRGTP, from the coding sequence ATGAGCGTGTCCATCTCCCCGTCGGCCCGTCCCGCCGGTGGCTCCCCGCTTTCCGCGGTGACCCACCCCGTGGACGCGGCCCGCTGGCCCGACGTCGCCCGGCTGCCGAAGGCGTCCCCGGTGCGTACCGCCGTCGCCCGGGGCATCGTCCGGCACGCGCTGGCCGGGCTGCCGCTGACCGTGACGTTCCGGGACGGCCGACGGCTCGGCACCGGCGGGCCCGTCCTGCGGGTGCACGACCCGGCGGCCCTGTACCGACGGGTCGGGGCCGGTGGGCTGATCGGGTTCGGCGAGTCGTACATGGCGGGAGAGTGGACGGCCGAGGACCTCGTCGGGGTGCTCACCGTGCTGGCCGGCAACGCGGCGACCCTGGTGCCGCCCGCGCTCCAACGCCTGCGCGGGGTGTGGGAGGTGAAGCAGCCGCACGCCCGGCGCAACACCGTCGAGGGCTCCCGCGACAACATCAGCCACCACTACGACCTCTCCAACGACCTCTTCTCCCTCTTCCTCGACGACACCCTCACCTACTCCTCCGCCGTCTTCCGGGGCTTCCCCGCCACCTACGACCTGCTGCCCGCCGCCCAGCACCGCAAGATCGACCGGCTGCTCGACCTCGCCGAGGTGAGGGAGGGCAGCGAGGTCCTGGAAATCGGCACCGGCTGGGGCGAGTTGGCGATACGGGCCGCCGCGCGCGGTGCCCGCGTCACCACCGTCACGCTCTCCGTCGAGCAGCGCGAACTGGCGATGCGGCGGATCGCGGACGCCGGGTTCCAGGACCGGGTGACGGTCCTGCTGCGCGACTACCGCAAGGTCGAAGGCACGTACGACGCCGTCGTCAGCGTCGAGATGATCGAAGCCGTCGGGGAGGAGTTCTGGCCGGAGTACTTCGCCACCCTGGAACGGCGGCTCGTACCCGGCGGCAGGATCGCGCTCCAGGCGATCACCATGCCGCACGACCGGCTGTGGGCCAGCAGGAACACGTACACCTGGATCCAGAAGTACGTCTTCCCCGGGGGGCTCATCCCCTCGGTGACGGCCGTGGAGAACACCTGCGCCGCGCACACCGGACTCGCCGTCACCCGCGACGACGGCTTCGGCGTGCACTACGCGGAGACGCTGCGGCTGTGGCGGGCCCGGTTCGAGGCGCGCGCGGAGGAGGTGGAGGCGCTCGGGTTCGACGCGACGTTCCGGCGGATGTGGTCGTTCTACCTGGCCTACTCGGAGGCCGGATTCCGCTCCGGGTACCTCGACGTACGGCAGTTTCAGCTCACGGGACGCACGGAAACGGGGAGGGGCACGCCATGA
- a CDS encoding cyclopropane-fatty-acyl-phospholipid synthase family protein, with protein sequence MTGQGIAGRLAEEAGRLLGGPLPLRLRAWDGSEAGPKGEGPVVVLRSRRALRHLLWQPGELGLARAYVTGALDVEGDLADGLGQVWDAFRAQRLAPPRLTARDRARLARTALRVGAVGPRPPVPASEARLGGALHSRSRDRDAISHHYDLSNAFYSLLLDETMAYSCGYWTRPKEDGYGAVEAQRDKLELICRKLRLEPGARLLDVGCGWGSLTLHAAERYGVHVTAVTLAAEQAAYVREQVAARGLGDRVDVRCCHYRDIEGGRGSYDAVATVEMGEHVGDAEYPGFAGQLAVMLRPRGRLLVQQMSRGRVAPGGGAFIESYIAPDMHMRPLGETVGLLEGAGLEVRHVQSMREHYVRTVGAWHRTLEDRWADFTALVGEEVARVWRLYLVGGALAFAEGRMGVDQILAVRPDARGSSGVDEEESW encoded by the coding sequence ATGACGGGTCAGGGGATCGCGGGACGGCTCGCGGAGGAGGCCGGGCGGCTGCTGGGCGGGCCACTGCCGCTGCGGCTGCGCGCCTGGGACGGCAGCGAGGCCGGTCCGAAGGGCGAGGGGCCCGTCGTGGTGCTCAGGTCACGGCGGGCGCTGCGGCACCTGCTGTGGCAGCCCGGTGAACTCGGGCTCGCCCGTGCGTACGTCACCGGGGCGCTCGACGTGGAGGGCGACCTCGCGGACGGGCTCGGCCAGGTCTGGGACGCCTTCCGGGCGCAGCGCCTGGCCCCGCCCCGGCTCACCGCCCGCGACCGGGCGCGCTTGGCCCGCACCGCACTGCGCGTGGGGGCGGTGGGGCCGCGCCCGCCCGTGCCCGCCTCCGAGGCCAGGCTCGGCGGCGCGTTGCACAGCAGGAGCCGCGACCGGGATGCGATCAGCCACCACTACGACCTGTCGAACGCCTTCTACTCCCTGCTCCTCGACGAGACCATGGCGTACTCGTGCGGCTACTGGACCCGTCCGAAGGAGGACGGGTACGGGGCGGTCGAAGCCCAGCGGGACAAGCTGGAACTGATCTGCCGGAAGCTCCGGCTGGAGCCGGGGGCACGGCTGTTGGACGTGGGGTGCGGATGGGGTTCGCTGACGCTGCACGCCGCCGAGCGGTACGGCGTGCACGTCACGGCCGTCACCCTCGCCGCCGAACAGGCCGCGTACGTGAGGGAACAGGTCGCGGCGCGCGGGCTCGGCGACCGCGTCGACGTGCGGTGCTGCCACTACCGGGACATCGAGGGCGGGCGGGGATCGTACGACGCGGTGGCCACCGTCGAGATGGGCGAACACGTCGGCGACGCCGAATACCCGGGATTCGCGGGCCAGTTGGCGGTCATGCTGCGGCCGAGGGGAAGGCTGCTCGTACAGCAGATGTCGCGGGGGCGGGTGGCGCCCGGCGGCGGCGCGTTCATCGAGTCGTACATCGCGCCCGACATGCACATGCGGCCGCTCGGCGAGACCGTCGGGCTGCTGGAGGGCGCGGGGCTTGAGGTGCGGCACGTGCAGTCGATGCGGGAGCACTACGTCCGCACCGTCGGGGCGTGGCACCGGACCCTGGAGGACCGCTGGGCGGACTTCACCGCGCTGGTCGGGGAGGAGGTCGCCCGGGTGTGGCGGCTGTACCTGGTCGGCGGCGCTCTGGCGTTCGCGGAGGGGCGGATGGGCGTCGACCAGATCCTGGCGGTGCGGCCGGACGCGCGGGGAAGCAGCGGAGTCGATGAGGAGGAGTCCTGGTGA
- a CDS encoding DUF1295 domain-containing protein encodes MSGFPWGEWAVGLGWAAGAALAVMLVTFAVAVRVGMHRVVDVAWGVGFAAVAGVSYAVSGASGGDDGRRLLLLVLTCVWGLRLAFHIAWRGRGHGEDPRYEAMLAKAPGGRRNLYALRMVYLLQGALVWLVSLPVQAGMYVSGGVGWIGWAGCAVWAVGLYFEAVGDRQMARFKADPANKGKIMDRGLWSLTRHPNYFGDFCVWWGIFLVAAGSWPVAAVTVAGPVVMSYLLIWGSGKRLLERSMAGREGFAEYAARTNGFFPGPPGGR; translated from the coding sequence GTGAGCGGGTTTCCGTGGGGGGAGTGGGCGGTGGGGCTCGGGTGGGCGGCGGGTGCGGCGCTCGCCGTGATGCTGGTGACCTTCGCGGTGGCGGTACGGGTGGGGATGCACCGGGTGGTGGATGTGGCGTGGGGCGTCGGGTTCGCGGCGGTCGCGGGCGTGTCGTACGCGGTGTCCGGGGCTTCGGGCGGTGACGACGGGCGGCGGCTGCTTCTGCTGGTGCTGACCTGCGTGTGGGGGCTGCGGCTCGCCTTCCACATCGCGTGGCGCGGGCGTGGGCACGGGGAGGACCCTCGGTACGAGGCGATGCTGGCCAAGGCCCCCGGGGGACGGCGGAATCTGTACGCGTTGCGGATGGTGTATCTGCTCCAGGGGGCACTGGTGTGGCTGGTGTCGCTGCCGGTGCAGGCGGGGATGTACGTGTCCGGGGGCGTGGGCTGGATCGGCTGGGCCGGATGCGCCGTATGGGCTGTCGGGCTGTACTTCGAGGCCGTGGGAGACCGGCAGATGGCCCGCTTCAAGGCGGACCCGGCGAACAAGGGGAAGATCATGGACCGGGGGCTCTGGTCCCTGACCCGGCACCCGAACTACTTCGGTGACTTCTGCGTCTGGTGGGGGATCTTCCTGGTGGCGGCCGGGAGCTGGCCGGTGGCGGCGGTGACGGTGGCCGGGCCGGTGGTGATGAGCTACCTGCTGATCTGGGGGAGCGGGAAGCGGTTGCTGGAGCGGAGCATGGCGGGGCGGGAGGGGTTCGCCGAATACGCGGCGCGGACGAACGGGTTCTTCCCGGGGCCGCCCGGGGGCCGTTGA
- a CDS encoding deoxyribodipyrimidine photo-lyase: MTRTPDRTPARTPRTTSPGTPRIAVALFTSDLRVHDQPVLRAALRGADEVVPLFVRDDGVRRAGFTAPNRRAFLADCLADLDAALRERGGRLIVRTGEVVDEVARLVTETGAAQVHVAGGASGYALRREERLRTALASRGCELTVHESVITVVPPGAETPSGSGSDHFAVFTPYHRRWEAAPLRAVLGAPRVVRVPEWVAGDPLPARDEVHGTSPGLLRGGETAARKQLSSWLANGVSAYEDRHDDLPGDATSKLSPFLHFGALSPVEAVHRARQKGEAGADAFVRQLAWRDFHHQVLAARPAASWSNYRERNDRWRTDPSEVKAWKEGLTGYPVVDAAMRQLAHEGWMHNRGRLLVASFLTKTLYVDWRIGARHFLSLLVDGDVANNQLNWQWAAGTGTDTRPNRILNPLAQAKRFDPHGDYVRRWLPELADLPGSAVHQPWRLEGLDRARFDYPDPIVDLAEGRARFERARS, from the coding sequence ATGACCCGCACCCCTGACCGCACTCCTGCCCGCACCCCTCGTACGACGTCCCCCGGCACCCCCCGCATCGCCGTCGCCCTCTTCACCTCCGACCTGCGCGTCCACGACCAGCCCGTACTGCGGGCGGCGCTGCGCGGGGCGGACGAGGTGGTCCCGCTGTTCGTGCGCGACGACGGGGTACGGCGCGCGGGCTTCACCGCGCCGAACCGGCGCGCGTTCCTCGCCGACTGTCTGGCCGACCTGGACGCGGCCCTGCGCGAACGGGGCGGACGCCTGATCGTCCGTACCGGAGAAGTCGTCGACGAGGTCGCCCGCCTGGTCACCGAGACGGGCGCGGCCCAGGTCCACGTGGCGGGCGGCGCGAGCGGCTACGCCCTGCGCCGCGAGGAACGCCTGCGCACCGCGCTCGCATCCCGGGGCTGCGAACTGACCGTGCACGAGTCCGTCATCACGGTCGTCCCGCCCGGCGCGGAGACCCCGTCCGGCTCCGGCAGCGACCACTTCGCCGTGTTCACCCCGTACCACCGCAGGTGGGAGGCGGCACCGCTGCGTGCGGTGCTGGGGGCCCCACGGGTGGTGCGGGTCCCGGAGTGGGTGGCGGGCGACCCGCTCCCGGCGCGCGACGAGGTCCACGGCACCTCTCCCGGCCTGCTCCGGGGCGGTGAAACCGCGGCCCGCAAACAGCTCTCCTCCTGGCTGGCGAACGGCGTCTCCGCCTATGAGGACCGCCACGACGACCTCCCCGGCGACGCCACCTCCAAGCTCTCCCCCTTCCTCCACTTCGGCGCACTGTCTCCGGTGGAGGCAGTGCACCGGGCCCGGCAGAAGGGAGAAGCGGGCGCGGACGCTTTCGTACGGCAGCTGGCCTGGCGGGACTTCCACCACCAGGTCCTCGCCGCCCGCCCGGCCGCCTCCTGGTCCAACTACCGCGAGCGGAACGACCGTTGGCGCACCGACCCCAGCGAAGTGAAGGCATGGAAGGAGGGCCTGACCGGCTACCCGGTGGTCGACGCCGCGATGCGGCAGCTCGCGCACGAGGGCTGGATGCACAACCGGGGCCGCCTCCTGGTCGCCAGCTTCCTGACCAAGACCCTGTACGTGGACTGGCGGATCGGCGCGCGCCACTTCCTCTCGCTCCTCGTCGACGGGGACGTGGCGAACAACCAGCTCAACTGGCAGTGGGCGGCGGGCACGGGCACCGACACCCGCCCCAACCGCATCCTCAACCCTCTCGCCCAGGCCAAGCGCTTCGACCCGCACGGCGACTACGTACGCCGCTGGCTCCCGGAACTCGCCGACCTCCCCGGCTCGGCCGTCCACCAGCCCTGGCGCCTGGAGGGCCTGGACCGCGCCCGCTTCGACTACCCCGACCCGATCGTCGACCTGGCGGAGGGCCGAGCACGCTTCGAACGAGCACGGTCTTAG
- a CDS encoding anti-sigma factor — MSTAELHTLTGAYALHALPDDERLAFERHLADCPSCAQEVAELTSTAARLGRAMTETPPDRMKAEVLRRITTERQEAPLTVRQGRVRGRYGRAATRFTLAACLAAAAAFGGIAAWQHQVAQDAQQQAQAAQQQAEALATVLAAPDAKAATGKVADGATATVVVSRSRDRAAFVASGMPAPPPGKVYQLWFNDAGTMRSAGLMDPAATSSTVLMNGPVGKASGMGITVEPSGGSPAPTSDPLALMEFPA, encoded by the coding sequence ATGAGCACCGCCGAACTGCACACGCTGACGGGCGCGTACGCGCTCCACGCACTCCCCGACGACGAACGCCTCGCCTTCGAACGCCACCTCGCCGACTGCCCCTCCTGCGCCCAGGAGGTCGCCGAACTCACCTCCACGGCGGCCAGGTTGGGCCGCGCCATGACCGAGACGCCGCCGGACCGCATGAAGGCCGAGGTGCTGCGGCGCATCACCACCGAACGCCAGGAAGCACCTCTGACGGTACGCCAGGGACGCGTGCGGGGCCGCTACGGGCGGGCCGCGACCCGCTTCACCCTCGCCGCGTGCCTGGCGGCGGCCGCCGCGTTCGGCGGGATCGCCGCCTGGCAGCACCAGGTCGCACAGGACGCCCAGCAGCAGGCGCAGGCCGCGCAGCAGCAGGCCGAGGCACTGGCGACGGTCCTGGCCGCACCGGACGCGAAGGCGGCCACGGGCAAGGTCGCGGACGGGGCGACGGCGACGGTCGTCGTCTCGCGCAGCCGCGACCGGGCCGCTTTCGTGGCCTCGGGCATGCCCGCTCCCCCGCCGGGCAAGGTCTACCAGCTCTGGTTCAACGACGCGGGCACGATGCGCTCGGCGGGCCTGATGGACCCGGCGGCGACGTCCAGCACGGTCCTCATGAACGGCCCCGTGGGCAAAGCCTCCGGCATGGGCATCACCGTGGAACCGTCCGGCGGCTCGCCCGCACCCACCTCCGACCCGCTCGCCCTGATGGAGTTCCCCGCATGA
- a CDS encoding sigma-70 family RNA polymerase sigma factor encodes MKEAVHVPGAPAPGPDGLQDLIVRVARGDQEAFGRVYDLVSGPILGLVRSVLRDPAQSEEVAQEVLVEVWRTAARFQPSRGSGMTWVLTLAHRRAVDRVRSAQAAADRERRAALLERTPAYDEVTEQVEARLEREQVRRCLRTLTELQRESVTLAYYRGLAYREVAELLSVPLGTVKTRMRDGLIRLRDCLGVGA; translated from the coding sequence GTGAAAGAAGCCGTCCACGTCCCAGGGGCACCCGCTCCCGGACCCGATGGCCTCCAGGACCTCATCGTCCGGGTGGCCCGGGGCGACCAGGAGGCATTCGGCCGGGTGTACGACCTGGTCAGCGGCCCGATCCTGGGCCTGGTCCGCAGCGTTCTGCGCGATCCGGCCCAGTCCGAGGAGGTCGCCCAGGAGGTGCTGGTCGAGGTGTGGCGCACCGCCGCCCGCTTCCAGCCCTCCCGGGGCAGCGGCATGACCTGGGTGCTCACCCTGGCGCACCGCCGCGCCGTCGACCGGGTGCGCTCCGCGCAGGCCGCCGCCGACCGCGAGCGGCGGGCCGCCCTCCTGGAGCGCACGCCCGCCTACGACGAGGTGACCGAGCAGGTCGAGGCCCGCCTGGAGCGCGAGCAGGTCCGCCGCTGTCTGCGCACCCTCACCGAACTGCAACGCGAGTCGGTGACCCTCGCCTACTACCGGGGCCTCGCCTACCGTGAGGTGGCCGAACTCCTCTCCGTACCCCTGGGAACGGTGAAGACCCGCATGCGCGACGGACTGATCCGGCTGCGCGACTGCCTGGGGGTGGGCGCATGA